In Pollutimonas sp. M17, a single genomic region encodes these proteins:
- a CDS encoding YqaA family protein codes for MEAWLQSIIHWLLLTLALPRFGLSAIFIVSLISATLLPLGSEPAVFGFVKIAPHMFWPAVLVATLGNTIGGAISYGMGLGAEKAYERWREKHPHKPKSKAGGRWHDYVSYWLHRLGPPALLFSWLPFLGDPLCAVAGWLRLSFWPSMLYMAIGKFLRYLVMTAALLWFFPGSP; via the coding sequence ATGGAAGCATGGCTGCAATCGATCATTCACTGGCTCCTCCTGACCCTGGCTTTGCCGCGTTTCGGCCTGAGCGCTATTTTCATCGTCAGCCTGATCTCGGCGACCCTGCTGCCGCTGGGTTCGGAGCCGGCGGTTTTCGGCTTCGTGAAGATCGCGCCGCATATGTTCTGGCCCGCCGTCCTGGTGGCGACGCTGGGCAATACGATAGGCGGCGCGATCAGCTACGGGATGGGGCTGGGGGCGGAGAAGGCTTATGAGCGCTGGCGGGAGAAGCATCCGCACAAGCCCAAAAGCAAGGCGGGCGGCCGCTGGCATGACTACGTAAGCTATTGGCTGCACCGCCTGGGTCCGCCGGCGCTGCTGTTCTCATGGCTGCCATTCCTGGGCGATCCCTTGTGCGCGGTGGCGGGATGGCTGCGCCTTTCGTTCTGGCCGAGCATGCTTTACATGGCGATCGGGAAGTTCCTGCGCTATCTGGTGATGACGGCGGCCTTGTTGTGGTTCTTTCCGGGGTCGCCTTGA
- a CDS encoding FAD/FMN-binding oxidoreductase: MNAPVASHLLAAQAPLASTPRLREIPYNYTSYSDREIVLRLLGEEAWQMLSELRGERRTGRSARMLFEVLGDIWVVRRNPYLHDDLLDNPKRQHLLIQALNHRLNEIDQRRDSNAAERDTKVARLLGAARTAVSAFEHEFIQTRDLRKKVVRRLARITHKDNIKFDGLSRVSHVTDATDWRVEYPFVVLTPDNENEMAALVRACIELDLTIIPRGGGTGYTGGAIPLTWRSVVINTEKLDALGAVETTALPGVDEPVRTILTGAGVVTRRVAEAAEAAGHVFAVDPTSADASCVGGNVAMNAGGKKAVLWGTALDNLAWWRMVDPEGNWLEVTRLDHNMGKIHDVAEARFELKWFDGSALPGASLLRSEILAIEGARFRKAGLGKDVTDKFLAGLPGIQKEGCDGLITAARWVLHRMPAHTRTVCMEFFGQARDAVPSIVEVKNYLDGPGRERGAILAGLEHLDERYLRAVGYSTKSKRGGLPKMVLIGDIVGDDADAVALAASEVVRIANTRHGEGFVAVSAEARKKFWLDRSRTAAIARHTNAFKINEDVVIPLNRMGEYTDAIERINIELSTRNKLRLLDKLELFLQGDLPIGKIEDHDDADHTREEVLAERTRDALQCLRTVRQRWTWLLENLDRPLAQSIDTLRELGLDEQAPALTQRLAQQADATVFDLVQDHTLRISWKTEVRALMERYFAGADCAAVLAEIQAIHDRVLKGRVFVALHMHAGDGNVHTNIPVNSDDYEMLREANEAVARIMQIARNLDGVISGEHGIGLTKYEYLTQEELAPFQDYKQRIDPNGRFNAGKLMPGADLRHAWTPSFNLLGHESLIMQRSEIGSISNAIKDCLRCGKCKPVCATHVPRANLLYSPRNKILATSLLIEAFLYEEQTRRGVSLKHWEEFEDVADHCTVCHKCYNPCPVDIDFGDVSMEMRALLRRMGKKSFNPGTTAAMFFLNAKDPRVIKATRTAMIDVGYKAQRMAHDVLSVASRKQTAKPPATLGKAPIREQVIHFVNKKMPGGLPKQTARKLLDIEDPDYVPIIRNPAATSPDTEAVFYFPGCGSERLFSQVGLATQAMLWHAGVQTVLPPGYLCCGYPQRGNGMTDKAEKIITDNRVLFHRMATTLNYLDIKTVVVSCGTCYDQLAGYEFEKIFPGCRLIDIHEYLLEKGIDIHGVQGVRYMYHDPCHTPMKLQDPMKTVKALVGDSAIKTDRCCGESGTLAVSRPDISTQVRFRKTEELAKNSAAIRADGYEGEVKMLTSCPSCLQGLSRYEGETGMEADYIVVEMARHILGADWMQNYVRDANAGGIERVLV, from the coding sequence ATGAACGCCCCTGTAGCCAGTCACCTGCTAGCCGCCCAGGCACCCCTTGCCAGCACCCCGCGCCTGCGAGAAATCCCCTACAACTACACCTCCTACTCCGACCGCGAAATCGTCCTGCGCCTGCTCGGCGAAGAAGCCTGGCAGATGCTCTCGGAACTGCGTGGCGAACGGCGCACCGGGCGTTCCGCCCGCATGCTGTTCGAAGTACTGGGCGACATCTGGGTCGTGCGCCGCAACCCCTACCTGCACGACGACCTGCTGGACAATCCCAAGCGGCAGCACCTGCTCATACAGGCCCTGAACCACAGGCTGAACGAAATCGACCAGCGGCGCGACAGCAACGCCGCCGAACGCGACACCAAGGTGGCGCGGCTGCTGGGTGCCGCGCGCACCGCCGTTTCCGCCTTCGAGCACGAATTCATCCAGACCCGCGACCTGCGCAAGAAAGTCGTCCGGCGCCTGGCCCGCATCACCCATAAAGACAACATCAAGTTCGACGGCCTGTCGCGCGTATCCCATGTCACCGACGCCACTGACTGGCGCGTCGAATACCCCTTCGTCGTCTTGACGCCCGACAACGAAAACGAAATGGCCGCGCTGGTGCGCGCCTGTATCGAACTGGACCTGACCATCATCCCGCGCGGAGGCGGCACCGGCTATACCGGCGGCGCCATCCCGCTGACCTGGAGGTCGGTCGTCATCAACACCGAAAAGCTGGACGCGCTGGGCGCCGTCGAGACCACGGCGCTGCCCGGGGTGGACGAACCCGTGCGCACCATACTGACCGGCGCCGGCGTCGTCACCCGGCGCGTGGCCGAAGCCGCCGAAGCCGCCGGCCATGTGTTCGCCGTGGACCCCACCTCCGCCGATGCGTCCTGTGTAGGCGGCAACGTCGCCATGAACGCCGGCGGCAAGAAGGCCGTGCTGTGGGGAACCGCGCTGGACAACCTGGCCTGGTGGCGCATGGTCGACCCCGAGGGCAACTGGCTGGAAGTCACGCGCCTGGATCACAACATGGGCAAGATCCACGACGTGGCCGAAGCGCGATTCGAACTGAAATGGTTCGACGGCAGTGCCCTGCCCGGAGCCTCCCTGCTGCGCAGCGAAATCCTGGCGATCGAAGGCGCCCGCTTCCGCAAGGCGGGCTTGGGCAAGGACGTGACCGACAAGTTCCTGGCCGGCCTGCCCGGCATACAGAAGGAAGGCTGCGACGGCCTCATCACCGCGGCGCGCTGGGTGCTGCACCGCATGCCCGCACATACCCGCACCGTCTGTATGGAGTTTTTCGGCCAGGCGCGCGATGCCGTGCCGTCCATCGTCGAAGTCAAGAACTACCTGGATGGCCCGGGCCGCGAGCGCGGAGCCATACTGGCCGGGCTGGAACATCTGGACGAACGCTATCTGCGCGCCGTGGGCTATTCCACCAAGAGCAAGCGCGGCGGCCTGCCCAAGATGGTGCTGATCGGCGACATCGTCGGCGACGATGCCGACGCGGTCGCCTTGGCCGCCAGCGAAGTCGTGCGCATCGCCAACACCCGCCACGGCGAAGGCTTCGTTGCCGTCAGCGCCGAGGCCCGCAAGAAGTTCTGGCTGGACCGCTCCCGCACCGCGGCCATCGCCCGCCACACCAATGCGTTCAAGATCAACGAAGACGTCGTGATCCCCCTGAACCGCATGGGCGAATACACCGACGCCATCGAGCGGATCAACATCGAGCTTTCCACGCGCAACAAGCTGCGCCTGCTCGACAAGCTGGAACTCTTCCTGCAAGGTGACCTGCCCATCGGGAAGATCGAAGATCACGACGACGCCGATCATACGCGCGAAGAGGTGCTGGCCGAGCGCACCCGCGACGCCCTGCAATGCCTGCGGACCGTTCGCCAGCGCTGGACCTGGCTGCTGGAGAACCTTGACCGCCCTCTGGCCCAGTCCATCGACACTTTGCGCGAGCTCGGCCTGGACGAACAGGCTCCGGCCCTGACCCAGCGCCTGGCGCAGCAGGCCGACGCCACCGTATTCGACCTGGTGCAGGACCATACCCTGCGCATTTCCTGGAAAACCGAAGTCCGCGCCCTGATGGAGCGTTACTTCGCCGGCGCCGATTGCGCCGCCGTGCTGGCCGAGATACAGGCCATCCACGATCGCGTCCTGAAAGGCCGGGTGTTCGTGGCCCTGCACATGCATGCGGGCGACGGCAACGTGCACACCAACATTCCGGTCAATTCCGACGACTACGAGATGCTGCGCGAGGCCAACGAAGCCGTGGCCCGCATCATGCAGATCGCGCGGAATCTGGACGGCGTCATTTCCGGCGAGCACGGCATAGGCCTGACCAAGTACGAATACCTGACTCAGGAAGAGCTCGCACCCTTCCAGGACTACAAGCAGCGCATCGATCCGAACGGCCGCTTCAACGCCGGCAAGCTGATGCCGGGCGCCGACCTGCGCCATGCCTGGACGCCCAGCTTCAATCTGCTGGGGCATGAATCCCTTATCATGCAACGCAGCGAGATCGGCTCCATCTCCAACGCCATCAAGGACTGCCTGCGCTGCGGCAAATGCAAGCCGGTGTGCGCCACTCACGTGCCGCGCGCCAACCTGCTGTACTCGCCGCGGAACAAGATCCTGGCCACCTCGCTGCTGATCGAGGCCTTCCTGTACGAAGAACAGACCCGGCGCGGCGTCAGCCTGAAGCACTGGGAAGAATTCGAGGACGTGGCCGACCACTGCACGGTTTGCCACAAATGCTACAACCCCTGTCCGGTGGACATCGACTTCGGCGACGTGTCCATGGAAATGCGCGCGCTGCTGCGCCGCATGGGCAAGAAGTCCTTCAACCCCGGCACCACCGCCGCCATGTTCTTCCTGAATGCCAAGGACCCGCGCGTCATCAAGGCCACGCGCACGGCCATGATAGACGTGGGCTACAAGGCGCAGCGCATGGCGCACGACGTCCTGTCGGTCGCCTCGCGCAAGCAGACGGCCAAGCCGCCCGCCACGCTGGGCAAGGCGCCCATACGCGAACAGGTCATCCATTTCGTGAACAAGAAGATGCCCGGCGGCCTGCCCAAGCAGACGGCCCGCAAGCTGCTCGATATCGAAGATCCCGACTACGTCCCCATCATCCGCAATCCGGCCGCTACCTCGCCGGACACCGAGGCCGTTTTCTATTTCCCGGGCTGCGGCTCCGAACGCCTGTTCTCGCAGGTGGGCCTGGCCACCCAGGCCATGCTGTGGCATGCCGGCGTGCAGACGGTGTTGCCGCCTGGCTACCTCTGTTGCGGGTACCCGCAGCGCGGCAACGGCATGACCGACAAGGCCGAGAAGATCATCACCGACAACCGGGTGCTCTTCCACCGCATGGCAACCACCCTGAACTACCTGGATATCAAGACGGTCGTGGTCAGTTGCGGCACCTGCTACGACCAGTTGGCCGGCTATGAGTTCGAGAAGATATTTCCGGGCTGCCGCCTGATCGACATCCACGAATACCTGCTCGAAAAGGGCATCGACATCCACGGCGTGCAAGGCGTGCGCTACATGTACCACGATCCCTGCCATACGCCCATGAAGCTGCAGGATCCGATGAAGACGGTCAAGGCGCTGGTGGGCGACAGCGCCATCAAGACGGACCGCTGCTGCGGCGAATCGGGGACCCTGGCCGTGTCGCGCCCCGACATTTCCACGCAGGTCCGTTTCCGCAAGACCGAGGAGCTGGCCAAGAACTCGGCCGCCATCCGGGCCGACGGCTACGAGGGCGAAGTCAAGATGCTGACCTCCTGCCCCTCATGCCTGCAAGGCCTGTCGCGCTACGAGGGCGAGACCGGCATGGAAGCCGACTATATCGTGGTGGAAATGGCGCGCCACATCCTGGGCGCCGACTGGATGCAGAACTACGTGCGCGACGCCAACGCGGGCGGCATAGAGCGGGTGCTGGTATAA
- a CDS encoding adenine phosphoribosyltransferase produces MHIDPAVYVRSVIRSVPDWPKPGITFRDITPVLQDPRSFRVLIDLFVYRYMRQRLDLVAGVDARGFILGSVLAYELNLGFVPVRKKGKLPFQTVAEEYSLEYGNASVEMHTDSVRPGQRVLLIDDLIATGGTMLAASKLLQRLGANVIEAAAIIDLPYLGGSQALKDTGLDIYTVCSFDEGAP; encoded by the coding sequence ATGCATATTGATCCCGCCGTCTATGTTCGTAGCGTAATCCGCAGCGTCCCGGACTGGCCCAAGCCCGGTATAACGTTCCGCGATATTACCCCGGTATTGCAAGACCCGCGTTCGTTCCGGGTCCTGATCGATCTCTTTGTCTATCGCTACATGCGGCAGCGGCTGGATCTGGTTGCGGGCGTCGACGCGCGTGGATTCATCCTGGGTTCGGTGCTGGCCTACGAACTGAACCTGGGCTTCGTGCCGGTGCGCAAGAAGGGCAAGCTGCCCTTCCAGACGGTGGCCGAGGAATATTCGCTGGAATACGGCAACGCCTCGGTCGAGATGCACACCGATTCGGTGCGCCCGGGCCAGCGCGTGCTGCTGATCGACGACCTGATCGCCACCGGCGGAACCATGCTGGCCGCTTCCAAGCTGCTGCAGCGCCTGGGCGCCAACGTGATCGAGGCCGCGGCCATCATCGATCTGCCCTACTTGGGCGGCTCCCAGGCCCTGAAGGATACGGGACTGGATATCTATACCGTGTGCAGCTTCGATGAGGGCGCCCCTTAA
- a CDS encoding KpsF/GutQ family sugar-phosphate isomerase, with protein sequence MEKLPLPEPGAMLASAHRSFATEIAGLQALDARLDDTFERAVAMVLGCQGRIVVTGIGKSGHIAKKIAATLASTGTPAFFMHGAEAIHGDLGMLTRQDIVLAISYSGAAHELLTILSVVKRMGARLISITGNPQSELARSADLHLDAHVAQEACPLNLAPTASTTAALVLGDAIAVACLEARGFSREDFARSHPGGALGRRLLTLVRDVMRQGDALPVVHTGTPIPEALVEMSSKGMGMTIVVDDQRLPVGIFTDGDLRRLIARHGDIRRLTVADGMSRNPKSVAPGALAVEAATLMDAGRLNQMLVLDDAGLLLGALHMHDLLAAKVI encoded by the coding sequence ATGGAAAAACTACCTCTCCCCGAGCCGGGCGCCATGCTGGCGTCGGCCCACCGCAGCTTCGCCACCGAGATCGCCGGATTGCAGGCCCTGGACGCCCGCCTGGACGATACGTTCGAGCGGGCCGTGGCCATGGTGCTTGGCTGCCAGGGGCGCATCGTCGTTACGGGCATAGGAAAGTCCGGACACATCGCCAAGAAGATCGCCGCCACGCTGGCCTCCACCGGCACGCCCGCGTTCTTCATGCACGGCGCCGAGGCGATACATGGCGATCTGGGCATGCTGACGCGCCAGGACATCGTGCTGGCCATTTCCTATTCCGGCGCGGCGCATGAACTTTTGACGATATTGTCGGTCGTAAAGCGCATGGGTGCCCGACTGATTTCCATTACCGGCAATCCGCAGTCCGAACTGGCCCGCAGCGCCGACCTGCACCTGGACGCGCATGTTGCGCAAGAGGCCTGCCCGCTGAACCTGGCCCCCACCGCCAGCACCACCGCGGCGCTGGTACTGGGCGACGCCATTGCCGTCGCCTGTCTCGAGGCCCGCGGCTTCAGCCGCGAGGATTTCGCCCGTTCGCATCCGGGCGGCGCCCTGGGCCGGCGGCTGCTTACCCTGGTGCGCGACGTCATGCGCCAGGGTGACGCCCTGCCGGTCGTGCACACCGGCACGCCGATACCCGAAGCCTTGGTCGAAATGTCGTCCAAGGGCATGGGCATGACCATCGTCGTCGACGACCAGCGGCTGCCCGTGGGCATCTTCACCGACGGCGACCTGCGGCGGCTGATCGCGCGGCACGGCGATATCCGGCGCCTGACCGTCGCCGACGGCATGAGCCGCAACCCCAAGTCGGTCGCGCCCGGCGCGCTGGCGGTGGAAGCGGCCACCCTGATGGATGCCGGCCGGCTGAACCAGATGCTGGTTCTGGACGATGCCGGGCTATTATTAGGCGCTTTGCATATGCACGACTTGCTTGCCGCCAAGGTAATCTGA
- a CDS encoding KdsC family phosphatase: MTMNLPHVSHPAEALILARIAPAVLERARQVRLMAFDVDGVLTDGRLWYGEHGEVAKGFNALDGHGLRLMKESGVAVALVTGREGPIVARRAAELGIALVHQGVRDKAAAVAALAQENGCALSEVGYMGDDIIDLAALQRVGFAASVPNAPPYVSQVAHWVSSLPGGSGAVRECCDVILASQGKLGAFFNPAAMRMSGAIQ; this comes from the coding sequence CTGACCATGAACCTACCCCATGTCTCCCACCCCGCCGAAGCGCTGATCCTGGCCAGGATCGCTCCCGCCGTGCTCGAACGGGCCCGCCAGGTACGCCTGATGGCCTTCGACGTCGACGGCGTGCTGACTGACGGCCGCCTCTGGTACGGCGAGCACGGCGAAGTGGCCAAGGGCTTCAACGCGCTGGACGGGCACGGCTTGCGCCTCATGAAGGAAAGCGGCGTTGCCGTCGCTCTGGTGACCGGCCGCGAAGGGCCCATCGTGGCGCGCCGGGCCGCGGAGCTCGGCATCGCCCTGGTGCATCAAGGGGTGCGGGACAAGGCGGCGGCCGTCGCCGCGCTGGCCCAGGAAAATGGATGCGCGCTGTCCGAAGTGGGCTATATGGGCGACGACATCATCGACCTGGCCGCCCTGCAACGCGTCGGCTTCGCGGCCAGCGTGCCCAACGCGCCCCCCTATGTATCGCAAGTGGCCCACTGGGTATCGTCGCTGCCCGGCGGATCCGGCGCCGTGCGCGAATGCTGCGACGTCATACTGGCGTCGCAAGGCAAGCTGGGCGCCTTCTTCAATCCCGCCGCCATGCGCATGAGCGGCGCCATCCAGTAA
- the lptC gene encoding LPS export ABC transporter periplasmic protein LptC encodes MKERAPALIAILLLLTLVIGTWWAADYAQRAIPIDPPRRITHEPDSWSSDFVMVRTDPEGVAINRLEGDYMQHYPDDDSYEITKARAVGQQPGSPITIGTSNTAIMDQGGGRIVMKGDAHVHRMPDPDNSALDVKSQQLTILPDEDVVFTDLPALVVQGKSTMNGKGMRYDNNTRQLQVFSATGVKISGEESRPSRSTPSGTTEKKP; translated from the coding sequence ATGAAAGAACGCGCACCCGCCCTGATTGCCATCCTGCTGCTGCTGACCCTGGTCATCGGCACATGGTGGGCGGCCGATTATGCCCAGCGCGCCATCCCCATCGATCCCCCCAGGCGCATCACGCACGAGCCCGACTCGTGGTCGTCCGACTTCGTCATGGTGCGCACCGATCCCGAAGGCGTCGCCATCAACCGGCTGGAGGGCGACTACATGCAGCACTACCCGGACGACGATTCCTATGAGATCACCAAGGCCCGAGCCGTTGGCCAGCAACCGGGTTCTCCGATTACCATAGGAACGTCCAATACGGCCATCATGGACCAGGGCGGCGGACGCATCGTCATGAAGGGCGACGCCCATGTGCACAGGATGCCCGATCCGGACAATTCCGCCCTCGATGTGAAAAGCCAGCAACTGACCATCCTGCCCGACGAGGACGTGGTGTTTACCGACTTGCCCGCGCTCGTGGTCCAAGGCAAATCCACCATGAACGGCAAGGGTATGCGTTACGATAACAATACGCGGCAATTGCAGGTTTTTTCCGCCACGGGCGTCAAGATATCCGGCGAAGAATCCCGGCCCAGCCGTTCCACCCCTTCCGGCACGACAGAAAAAAAACCATGA
- the lptA gene encoding lipopolysaccharide transport periplasmic protein LptA, translating to MNPLRLPRCFAWLTALAIAGMAGLAHAQPAGKPAEEPDTLILSDTLNYDDVKKESVFTGNVIMTRGLMTLHSDKLIMREDAEGFQYGTATVGPGKLVHIRQENPEKFEVIEAQGLRSEYDGKKEELEMIGQAVITRYVCGKPFDNVKGERVIYKQKTDTYEAYGGPNSAANGGRVRSLAQPRAKADAAAAECKKKSAR from the coding sequence ATGAATCCACTACGCCTCCCCCGCTGCTTCGCATGGCTGACCGCCCTGGCTATCGCCGGCATGGCCGGACTTGCACATGCCCAACCGGCCGGCAAGCCCGCCGAAGAACCCGATACGCTGATCCTGTCCGACACGCTCAATTACGACGACGTCAAGAAGGAAAGCGTTTTCACCGGCAATGTCATCATGACCCGCGGGCTGATGACATTGCATTCCGACAAGCTGATCATGCGTGAAGACGCCGAAGGCTTCCAGTACGGCACCGCCACGGTGGGCCCGGGCAAGCTGGTCCACATCCGCCAGGAAAACCCCGAGAAATTCGAGGTCATCGAGGCCCAGGGGCTGCGCAGCGAGTACGACGGCAAGAAGGAAGAGCTGGAAATGATCGGCCAGGCCGTCATTACCCGCTATGTCTGCGGCAAGCCCTTCGACAACGTCAAGGGGGAAAGAGTCATCTACAAGCAGAAGACCGACACCTACGAGGCGTACGGCGGCCCCAATTCCGCAGCCAACGGCGGACGGGTGCGCTCGCTGGCCCAGCCTCGCGCCAAGGCCGATGCGGCGGCCGCCGAATGCAAGAAGAAATCGGCAAGGTGA
- the lptB gene encoding LPS export ABC transporter ATP-binding protein: MFPSHKPKPGGARSPSDTRGSLHATGLRKTYGKRTVVQDVSLSVDSGEVVGLLGPNGAGKTTSFYMIVGIVPTDAGRIEIDNTPITSMPMHKRARLGLSYLPQDASVFRRLTVEENIRAVLELQVDEGGAPLSSSQIGENLESLIDELQIGHIRRNTAISLSGGERRRVEIARALATHPRFILLDEPFAGVDPIAVIEIQRIVHFLKNRNIGVLITDHNVRETLGICDRAYIISEGKVLTNGHPSEIIDNEAVRKVYLGKNFRM, encoded by the coding sequence ATGTTTCCATCCCATAAGCCGAAACCGGGCGGGGCGCGCTCTCCCAGCGACACCCGCGGCAGCCTGCACGCCACCGGCCTGCGCAAGACCTATGGCAAGCGCACGGTGGTGCAAGATGTCTCGCTGTCGGTCGACAGCGGGGAAGTCGTCGGCCTGCTGGGCCCGAACGGCGCCGGCAAGACAACCAGTTTCTACATGATCGTGGGCATCGTCCCCACCGATGCGGGGCGCATCGAGATCGACAATACGCCCATTACCAGCATGCCCATGCACAAGCGGGCGCGTCTCGGGCTGTCCTATCTGCCGCAGGATGCCTCGGTGTTCCGGCGCCTGACGGTCGAGGAAAACATACGCGCCGTGCTGGAGCTGCAAGTGGACGAAGGCGGCGCCCCCCTGTCGTCGTCGCAGATCGGCGAAAACCTGGAATCGCTGATCGACGAACTGCAGATCGGCCATATCCGGCGCAACACGGCCATTTCCCTTTCGGGCGGCGAACGCCGGCGCGTGGAAATCGCGCGTGCCCTGGCCACGCACCCCCGCTTCATCCTGCTGGACGAGCCCTTTGCCGGCGTCGACCCCATCGCGGTGATCGAGATCCAGCGCATTGTGCATTTCCTCAAGAACCGCAACATCGGCGTGCTCATCACCGATCACAATGTGCGCGAGACCCTGGGCATATGCGATCGCGCCTACATCATCAGCGAGGGCAAGGTGCTGACCAACGGCCACCCCAGCGAAATCATCGACAACGAGGCCGTGCGCAAGGTCTACCTGGGCAAGAATTTCCGCATGTAG
- the hpf gene encoding ribosome hibernation-promoting factor, HPF/YfiA family produces MNLSISGRHLEVTPAIREYVMNKMARVARHFDNVIDTQVILSIERLQHTAEVTMRLRGKDIHCAAIDENLYAAIDLLADKIDRQVIKYKTKVQNHAHEPVKRQEASAVE; encoded by the coding sequence ATGAACCTGAGCATCAGTGGTCGTCACCTGGAAGTAACTCCCGCCATCAGGGAATATGTAATGAACAAAATGGCGCGGGTAGCGCGGCATTTTGACAATGTCATAGACACACAGGTCATACTCTCGATAGAACGTCTGCAACATACCGCCGAGGTCACCATGCGCCTGCGCGGCAAGGACATACACTGCGCGGCCATCGACGAGAATCTCTACGCAGCCATCGATCTGCTGGCCGACAAAATCGACCGCCAGGTCATCAAGTACAAGACCAAGGTGCAGAATCACGCCCACGAGCCTGTTAAGCGGCAAGAAGCAAGCGCCGTCGAATAA
- a CDS encoding PTS sugar transporter subunit IIA encodes MNLLSRILPLSNVVLDLAVTSKKRAFEQAGLLFENQHGIARTAVFHSLIARERLGSTALGHHVAVPHGRIKDLKEPCAAFIRLADPVRFDATDGRMASLLLILLVPETATQLHLDLLAEIARLMSDASLRQALATENDPAVIHQLLTSTPA; translated from the coding sequence ATGAATCTATTGTCGCGTATCTTGCCACTTTCCAACGTGGTGCTCGATCTGGCTGTCACAAGCAAAAAACGGGCATTCGAACAAGCCGGCCTGCTCTTCGAGAATCAGCACGGCATCGCCCGCACGGCCGTGTTTCATAGCCTGATTGCCCGCGAACGGCTGGGTTCCACCGCGCTGGGCCATCATGTGGCGGTACCCCATGGCCGCATCAAAGACCTGAAGGAACCTTGCGCCGCCTTTATCCGGCTGGCCGATCCGGTACGCTTCGATGCCACCGACGGCCGCATGGCCAGCCTGCTGCTCATACTCCTGGTGCCTGAAACGGCCACCCAGCTGCACCTGGACCTGCTGGCCGAAATCGCCCGGCTGATGTCCGACGCAAGCTTGCGGCAGGCGCTGGCCACCGAAAACGACCCGGCCGTCATCCATCAGCTCCTGACGAGCACGCCGGCCTGA
- the hprK gene encoding HPr(Ser) kinase/phosphatase codes for MLTIQELVSDNADKIPFTWIAGLGAAHRLIPDLGMSGADLVGHLNLIHPSRIQVFGTEELSYYTRFDIKRRLHHLEDLVAGGVPAILLAENMPAPADLSDFCNQQQIPLLSTTIDAAQLIDLLRIYLGKRLAPKTTAHGVFMDVLGLGVLITGESGLGKSELALELISRGHGLVADDAVELSRTAPNMIEGQCPSLLQNLLEVRGLGLLDIRTIFGETSVRRKMKLKLVVQLIRSTPDAFERLPVQDQTEDILGIPIRRVMLQVAAGRNLAVLVEAAVRNTILTLRGIDTMGEFIERQAIAIMESSRQE; via the coding sequence ATGCTGACCATCCAAGAACTCGTCAGTGACAATGCGGACAAGATTCCCTTTACATGGATTGCTGGCCTGGGCGCGGCCCACCGGCTGATCCCCGACCTGGGCATGTCGGGCGCCGATCTGGTCGGCCACCTGAACCTGATCCATCCATCCCGCATACAGGTCTTCGGCACCGAAGAGCTTTCCTATTACACGCGCTTCGACATCAAGCGCCGCCTGCACCATCTGGAAGATCTGGTGGCCGGCGGCGTGCCGGCCATCCTGCTGGCCGAGAACATGCCGGCGCCCGCCGATCTCAGCGACTTCTGCAACCAGCAGCAGATCCCGCTGCTGTCGACCACCATCGACGCCGCCCAGCTTATCGACCTGCTGCGCATCTATCTGGGAAAGAGGCTGGCGCCCAAGACCACGGCGCATGGCGTATTCATGGACGTATTGGGCCTGGGCGTGCTGATCACCGGCGAATCCGGCCTGGGCAAAAGCGAGCTGGCGCTGGAACTGATTTCACGCGGACACGGCCTGGTGGCCGACGACGCGGTCGAGCTTTCGCGCACGGCGCCCAACATGATCGAGGGCCAGTGCCCCTCCTTGCTGCAGAACCTGCTTGAAGTCCGTGGCCTGGGGCTGCTGGACATCCGCACCATTTTCGGCGAAACCTCGGTCCGCCGGAAAATGAAGCTCAAGCTGGTCGTGCAGCTGATCCGCTCCACACCCGATGCCTTCGAGCGCCTGCCCGTACAGGACCAGACCGAGGACATCCTTGGCATACCCATACGCCGCGTCATGCTGCAGGTCGCGGCCGGACGCAACCTGGCCGTGCTGGTCGAGGCCGCCGTGCGCAATACGATACTGACGCTGCGCGGCATAGACACCATGGGCGAGTTCATCGAACGGCAGGCCATCGCCATCATGGAGAGCAGCCGCCAGGAGTAA